One Setaria viridis chromosome 5, Setaria_viridis_v4.0, whole genome shotgun sequence genomic region harbors:
- the LOC117855976 gene encoding nucleobase-ascorbate transporter 12 gives MSSASGALPQPRRGRPGPWPPAPPPQPQAQPLSWAKRTGFHSRVSGESLPSASAPNSGQVPLPRPAEAPADLESGPPARPTSALPPPPAATGNGERRQPPPAPPQTRTRRRDSDGVRPNGQAAAPSLPQLQEEEETPERPAHVKYELRDTPGIFPLVIYGFQHYISMVGSIILIPLVMIPAMGGSADDTAAVVSTVLLVTGMTTLLHMFVGTRLPLVQGPSFVYLAPALAIINSPEFFGLNDNNFKHIMKHLQGAIIIGGAFQVVLGYTGLMSLFLRVINPVVVSPTVAAVGLSFFSYGFTKLGTCIEMGILQLLMVVIFALYLRKIKLFGYRVFLIYAVPLGLGITWAIAFVLTATGVYSYKGCDANIPASNNVSAFCRKHVLRMKSCRVDTSHALRSSPWFRFPYPLQWGTPVFSWKMGLVMCVVSIIASVDSVGSYHASSLFVATRPPTSGVVSRGIGVEGVSTILAGLWGTGVGSATITENVHTIAVTKMGSRRAVGFGAILLLLLSIVGKVGAFIASIPDVMVAALLCFMWAMLCALGLSNLRYSATGSSRNSIIVGLSLFLSLSVPSYFQQYGVHPSTNSSVPTYFQPYIVASHGPVHTGSGGVNYVLNTLLSLNMVIAFLVALILDNTVPGGRQERGLYVWSEAEAAKRESAFMKDYELPFKIGRAFRWVKCVGL, from the exons TTCCACTCGCGCGTTTCCGGCGAGTCCCTGCCTTCGGCGTCCGCTCCCAACTCCGGGCAGGTCCCCCTCCCTCGCCCCGCTGAGGCCCCTGCCGATCTGGAGTCGGGCCCGCCGGCCCGGCCCACCTCCGCCCTCCCGCCCCCTCCTGCCGCCACGGGaaatggcgagcggcggcagcccccgccggcccctcctcAGACGAGGACGCGGAGGAGGGACTCCGATGGCGTAAGGCCGAATGGGCAGGCGGCCGCGCCGTCGCTTCCGCAGctacaggaggaggaggagacgccgGAGCGGCCGGCTCATGTGAAGTACGAGCTTCGTGACACTCCTGGAATAT TTCCTCTTGTGATATACGGATTTCAGCATTACATCTCCATGGTTGGCTCCATCATCCTGATCCCTCTCGTTATGATTCCTGCAATGGGCGGCTCGGCA GATGACACGGCAGCAGTGGTGTCCACGGTGTTGCTCGTCACAGGGATGACTACATTGCTGCACATGTTTGTTGGAACGAGACTGCCACTTGTGCAGGGCCCATCCTTTGTATACCTTGCTCCTGCACTCGCGATCATAAACTCCCCGGAGTTCTTTGGCCTCAATGACAAT AATTTTAAACACATAATGAAACACCTGCAAGGAGCTATAATAATTGGAGGTGCATTCCAAGTGGTCTTGGGATATACAGGCCTCATGTCACTATTTCTAAG GGTGATAAATCCAGTTGTCGTCTCACCAACTGTTGCAGCTGTTGGACTTTCATTTTTCAGTTATGGTTTCACTAAATTAGGCACATGTATAGAGATGGGCATTTTGCAATTGTTGATGGTGGTTATTTTTGCACTT TACCTCcggaaaataaaattatttggcTACAGAGTGTTTCTTATTTATGCG GTTCCTCTTGGATTAGGAATCACATGGGCCATCGCTTTCGTTCTCACAGCAACTGGAGTTTATAGCTACAAAGGTTGTGATGCAAATATTCCGGCCTCAAACAATGTGTCAGCCTTTTGTCGGAAGCATGTATTGAGGATGAAATCTTGCCGTGTTGACACTTCGCATGCCTTAAGATCTTCACCTTGGTTCAGATTTCCATATCCATTGCAATGGGGCACTCCAGTTTTTAGTTGGAAAATGGGCCTTGTGATGTGTGTCGTATCAATTATTGCTTCTGTTGATTCT GTTGGTTCCTACCATGCATCATCTTTGTTTGTGGCCACAAGGCCACCGACTTCTGGAGTCGTTAGCAGGGGTATTGGTGTTGAAGGTGTCTCTACAATATTGGCTGGCCTTTGGGGTACAGGAGTTGGGTCGGCAACGATAACAGAGAACGTACACACAATTGCTGTGACTAAAATGGGTAGTCGAAGAGCAGTTGGATTTGGTGCTATTTTACTGCTATTGCTTTCTATTGTTG GAAAAGTTGGAGCCTTCATTGCTTCTATTCCTGATGTTATGGTTGCTGCTCTCCTTTGCTTCATGTGGGCAATGCTATGTGCACTTGGCTTGTCCAATCTTCGCtacagtgcaaccggaagctcCAGGAACAGTATTATAGTTGGGCTGTCTTTGTTCTTGTCCCTATCAGTTCCTTCATACTTCCAACAATATGGTGTACATCCTAGCACAAATTCATCAGTGCCAACTTACTTTCAGCCATACATTGTTGCATCTCACGGACCTGTTCACACCGGATCTGGTGGG GTGAACTATGTCCTTAACACGTTACTGTCACTCAATATGGTCATTGCATTTCTGGTTGCTCTCATACTTGACAACACAGTCCCTGGTGGCCGCCAAGAGCGGGGTTTGTATGTATGGTCAGAAGCAGAGGCTGCGAAGAGAGAATCCGCTTTCATGAAAGACTATGAACTTCCTTTCAAGATTGGACGAGCGTTCAGGTGGGTGAAGTGTGTTGGCCTATAG
- the LOC117855975 gene encoding uncharacterized protein — translation MADSTAMTVDFLRARLLSERSVSRAAKERADELAKRVAELEEQVRAVTAQRRQAERAAAEVVAILESQGFGGHLSDDVADDSDSDQDGERQEDDAKGRGDTPSAPGEEEPVAVKGEAEDALSGTAQPGGLSWKGRSVSPRKATQLKHKHGRRYFYLLSSSDSSPKYRMGQSCRKNKRRIELMSNGSRSAAPEDNGGRAGSQKRRQDGSDCTEDGQADMGGEVGGDERSSGDGGGGQYVIRYEKDGEMERVLERQAELIGQYEEEEKAQWEWEKQYNENRNANKVDVEVKNKAYQTDAEANSSKNDLPITINPSAECLPNGSLSESPQNASQENGAQRREARDEPDNGRAQTPSVSAQESSTTSTVTKQDQDRGDLISDGDSGYNANTKHYAIKAPSEGSPSSDTLNSKVSDWSSSQFHDNTDSQADTHPYRPASTNIEDIESVLQALQRARISLSAKLSKPVPPNQVTLALPAPGDEHKEYDDTQTIDDSSNSFREELGTSSPARQEILALPAPEDYHERVGLLVHDTGISVAERLSSSSPRREEILALPAPGDDCRREIEDYRNIPVGAPGLFRLPTDSFPVDEKMFSASISFGTPVAAHGAARSAPSVPGDGSGIPAKQRYDLQAPALLSVPTPGRCNVPTPDFTVGSAPFLPGIPGLEQDLRRAGPLGNADLFMQRGIAYTISNKWML, via the exons ATGGCGGACTCCACGGCCATGActgtcgacttcctccgcgcgcggCTTCTCTCCGAGCGGTCGGTATCGCGCGCCGCGAAGGAGCGCGCGGACGAGCTCGCCAAGAGG GTCGCGGAGCTGGAGGAGCAGGTCCGGGCGGTGACGGCGCAGAGGCGGCAGGCGGAGCGGGCGGCCGCCGAGGTCGTCGCCATCCTGGAGTCCCAGGGCTTCGGCGGCCACCTCTCGGACGACGTGGCCGACGACTCGGACTCTGACCAGGACGGCGAGCGCCAGGAGGACGACGCCAAGGGCCGGGGCGACACGCCGAGCGCcccgggggaggaggagccggtggcggtgaagggcgaggcggaggacgcTCTTTCCGGGACGGCCCAGCCTGGCGGGCTGTCGTGGAAAGGCCGCAGCGTGAGCCCGCGCAAGGCCACGCAGCTCAAGCACAAGCACGGGCGGCGCTACTTCTACCTGCTCTCCTCCTCCGATTCCTCGCCCAAGTACCGCATGGGGCAGTCGTGCCGCAAGAACAAGAGGCGGATTGAGCTGATGAG CAATGGCAGCAGGTCGGCGGCACCGGAAGATAACGGCGGTAGAGCGGGGAGTCAGAAGCGGAGGCAGGATGGGTCGGATTGCACGGAGGATGGCCAGGCGGACATGGGCGGCGAGGTGGGTGGAGATGAGCGGAGTTCaggggacggaggaggcggccaGTACGTGATCAGGTACGAGAAGGATGGGGAGATGGAGAGGGTGCTGGAGAGGCAGGCCGAGCTGATCGGGCAGTacgaggaagaggagaaagctCAATGGGAGTGGGAGAAACAGTACAACGAGAACAGGAATGCAAACAAG GTTGATGTCGAGGTCAAGAATAAGGCATATCAAACAGATGCAGAGGCTAATTCAAGTAAAAACGACCTCCCCATCACCATCAACCCCTCAGCTGAATGTCTGCCAAACGGTTCCCTTTCAGAATCTCCCCAAAACGCATCACAAGAGAACGGTGCCCAGCGGCGTGAAGCAAGGGACGAGCCTGACAACGGTCGTGCGCAAACACCTTCCGTTTCAGCACAAGAAAGCTCCACCACAAGCACAGTCACTAAGCAAGATCAAGACCGCGGAGACCTGATCTCAGACGGCGATTCAGGCTACAATGCGAACACTAAGCACTACGCCATCAAAGCACCATCAGAGGGGAGCCCCTCGAGTGACACCCTCAACAGCAAGGTCTCCGACTGGAGCTCGTCACAGTTCCACGACAACACAGACAGCCAAGCTGACACACACCCGTATCGACCGGCGTCAACAAACATTGAGGATATTGAGAGTGTCCTGCAAGCGCTTCAACGTGCCAGGATCTCTCTAAGCGCCAAGCTGAGCAAGCCAGTTCCTCCCAACCAGGTGACCTTGGCGCTCCCTGCACCAGGCGATGAGCACAAAGAATACGACGACACGCAGACCATCGACGACAGCAGCAATTCGTTCAGGGAAGAGCTCGGTACCTCAAGTCCAGCTCGTCAGGAGATACTGGCTCTCCCGGCACCAGAGGATTACCATGAAAGGGTGGGTTTGCTTGTCCATGACACCGGCATTTCTGTCGCAGAAAGACTGAGCAGCTCAAGCCCTCGGCGAGAGGAGATTTTGGCGCTCCCCGCGCCCGGAGACGATTGCCGCAGAGAGATCGAGGATTACAGGAATATCCCTGTCGGCGCCCCTGGTTTGTTCCGGCTGCCAACAGACTCATTTCCGGTGGACGAGAAAATGTTCTCGGCAAGCATTAGTTTTGGAACACCTGTTGCTGCTCATGGCGCTGCGAGATCAGCTCCGTCGGTTCCCGGAGATGGGTCAGGGATTCCAGCAAAGCAGCGCTATGATCTTCAGGCTCCTGCGCTTCTCTCGGTGCCTACTCCTGGTAGGTGCAACGTTCCAACCCCAGATTTTACAGTTGGGAGTGCTCCTTTCCTTCCTGGGATTCCAGGGCTCGAACAAGATCTGAGGAGAGCAGGGCCTCTTGGGAACGCAGATTTGTTCATGCAACGTGGTATCGCTTACACCATATCTAATAAGTGGATGTTGTAA
- the LOC117855978 gene encoding protein BUD31 homolog 1: MPKIKTSRVSYPEGWELIEPTIRELDAKMREAENDPHDGKRKCEALWPIFRISHQRSRYIYDLYYRRKEISQKLYEFCLDQGYADRNLIAKWKKPGYECLCCLRCIQTRDHNFATTCVCRVPKHLREEQVIECVHCGCKGCASGD; this comes from the exons ATGCCGAAGATAAAGACAAGCCGTGTTTCATATCCGGAAGGGTGGGAGCTTATTGAACCAACAATCCGTGAGTTGGATGCCAAAATGAGAGAAG CTGAAAATGATCCACATGATGGGAAGAGAAAGTGTGAAGCTCTCTGGCCAATTTTCCGTATTTCTCATCAAAGAAGCCGCTACATATATGATCTTTACTACAGAAGGAAGGAGATATCACAGAAGCTTTATGAGTTCTGCCTGGACCAGGGTTATGCAGACCGTAATCTGATTGCAAAGTGGAAAAAG CCGGGTTATGAGTGCCTTTGCTGCCTTCGGTGCATACAGACACGTGACCACAACTTTGCAACTACTTGTGTCTGCCGGGTCCCCAAGCACCTCAGGGAGGAGCAAGTGATAGAATGTGTCCACTGCGGCTGCAAGGGCTGTGCCAGCGGTGACTAA
- the LOC117855977 gene encoding WD repeat-containing protein ATCSA-1 isoform X2, which translates to MWLEEVRGRERGELRARRFEAAARARRAASLALSNRKEFATPHHGAVNSLQVDLTEGRYLLSGASDGSAAVFDVLNATDCEAGFIAKHKHILLVDKQHQNGHKFAISAAVWYPVDTGLFVTASFDQYVKVWDTNSTQVVMDFKMPGKVFTAAMSPIATTQMLIATGSADVQVRLCDIASGAFTHTLSGHRDGIMSLEWSASSEWILMSGGCDGAIRFWDIRRAGCFRVLDQSQSQLGRRPPLLKSTPENDHIDSLGHSTSTRSSAQKRTRNSKNSPKLRKSQNLTQGHMQQRLHPGLSSSQNRATSHYGAVTGLRTTKDGMYLLSSGSDSRLRLWDIDSGCNTLVNFEAMRLQTGKPLQLAVTEDPSLVFVPCMASIKAYNLWSGMTFRAFRGHYELVNCCYYSEQDQELYTGSNDRQILVWSPSTPAFTEMEDDEKRQGLSAADEDNWSD; encoded by the exons ATGTGGTTGGAGGAGGTGAGGGGGAGGGAGCGCGGGGAGCTGCGCGCACGGAGGTTCGAGGCCGCCGCAcgggcgcgccgcgcggccTCACTCGCGCTCTCCAACCGCAAGGAGTTCGCCACCCCGCACCACGGCGCCGTCAACTCGCTCCAG GTTGATTTGACAGAGGGGAGGTACCTGCTCTCCGGGGCATCGGATGGGTCGGCCGCTGTATTCGATGTGTTGAACGCGACCGACTGCGAAGCCGGCTTCATAGCGAAGCACAAGCACATACTGCTTGTGGACAAGCAGCACCAGAATGGCCACAAGTTCGCCATCTCTGCGGCCGTTTGGTATCCTGTGGATACCGGGCTGTTCGTCACAGCATCCTTTGATCAATACGTCAAAGTTTGGGATACCAATTCGACTCAA GTTGTCATGGATTTTAAGATGCCAGGAAAAGTCTTTACTGCAGCCATGTCTCCAATTGCAACAACACAAATGCTCATCGCTACTGGGAGTGCAGATGTTCAGGTCCGTCTGTGTGACATTGCTTCTGGAGCCTTTACCCACACATTGTCCGGTCACCGTG ATGGTATCATGTCTTTGGAATGGTCTGCTTCAAGCGAGTGGATTTTGATGAGTGGTGGCTGCGATGGCGCGATACGTTTTTGGGACATTAGACGAGCTGGGTGCTTTCGTGTTCTTGATCAGTCACAGTCTCAGCTTGGAAGGAGGCCTCCTCTTCTTAAAAGCACACCAGAGAAT GATCACATTGATTCCTTAGGACATTCAACTTCCACAAGGAGCTCAGCTCAGAAAAGAACTAGAAATTCTAAGAACTCACCAAAATTGCGCAAAAGCCAAAACCTGACACAGGGACATATGCAACAGAGATTGCACCCTGGTTTGTCATCCAGTCAAAACCGTGCCACATCTCATTATGGTGCTGTCACTGGATTACGAACAACTAAAGATGGGATGTACCTTCTTAGCTCAG GTTCTGATTCTCGTTTAAGGCTATGGGACATCGATTCTGGATGCAATACTTTGGTCAATTTTGAAGCTATGCGATTGCAGACTGGCAAGCCGTTACAATTAGCAGTCACTGAGGATCCGTCACTTGTATTTGTTCCATGCATGGCAAGCATCAAG GCATACAATTTATGGTCTGGTATGACATTTCGGGCATTCCGGGGTCACTACGAACTTGTGAATTGCTGCTACTACAGCGAACAGGACCAA GAACTTTATACTGGCAGCAATGATAGACAGATTCTTGTATGGTCTCCATCAACTCCAGCTTTTACTGAAATG GAAGATGATGAGAAGCGGCAAGGGCTTTCTGCAGCTGATGAGGATAACTGGAGCGACTAA
- the LOC117855977 gene encoding WD repeat-containing protein ATCSA-1 isoform X1 has product MWLEEVRGRERGELRARRFEAAARARRAASLALSNRKEFATPHHGAVNSLQVDLTEGRYLLSGASDGSAAVFDVLNATDCEAGFIAKHKHILLVDKQHQNGHKFAISAAVWYPVDTGLFVTASFDQYVKVWDTNSTQVVMDFKMPGKVFTAAMSPIATTQMLIATGSADVQVRLCDIASGAFTHTLSGHRDGIMSLEWSASSEWILMSGGCDGAIRFWDIRRAGCFRVLDQSQSQLGRRPPLLKSTPENQDHIDSLGHSTSTRSSAQKRTRNSKNSPKLRKSQNLTQGHMQQRLHPGLSSSQNRATSHYGAVTGLRTTKDGMYLLSSGSDSRLRLWDIDSGCNTLVNFEAMRLQTGKPLQLAVTEDPSLVFVPCMASIKAYNLWSGMTFRAFRGHYELVNCCYYSEQDQELYTGSNDRQILVWSPSTPAFTEMEDDEKRQGLSAADEDNWSD; this is encoded by the exons ATGTGGTTGGAGGAGGTGAGGGGGAGGGAGCGCGGGGAGCTGCGCGCACGGAGGTTCGAGGCCGCCGCAcgggcgcgccgcgcggccTCACTCGCGCTCTCCAACCGCAAGGAGTTCGCCACCCCGCACCACGGCGCCGTCAACTCGCTCCAG GTTGATTTGACAGAGGGGAGGTACCTGCTCTCCGGGGCATCGGATGGGTCGGCCGCTGTATTCGATGTGTTGAACGCGACCGACTGCGAAGCCGGCTTCATAGCGAAGCACAAGCACATACTGCTTGTGGACAAGCAGCACCAGAATGGCCACAAGTTCGCCATCTCTGCGGCCGTTTGGTATCCTGTGGATACCGGGCTGTTCGTCACAGCATCCTTTGATCAATACGTCAAAGTTTGGGATACCAATTCGACTCAA GTTGTCATGGATTTTAAGATGCCAGGAAAAGTCTTTACTGCAGCCATGTCTCCAATTGCAACAACACAAATGCTCATCGCTACTGGGAGTGCAGATGTTCAGGTCCGTCTGTGTGACATTGCTTCTGGAGCCTTTACCCACACATTGTCCGGTCACCGTG ATGGTATCATGTCTTTGGAATGGTCTGCTTCAAGCGAGTGGATTTTGATGAGTGGTGGCTGCGATGGCGCGATACGTTTTTGGGACATTAGACGAGCTGGGTGCTTTCGTGTTCTTGATCAGTCACAGTCTCAGCTTGGAAGGAGGCCTCCTCTTCTTAAAAGCACACCAGAGAAT CAGGATCACATTGATTCCTTAGGACATTCAACTTCCACAAGGAGCTCAGCTCAGAAAAGAACTAGAAATTCTAAGAACTCACCAAAATTGCGCAAAAGCCAAAACCTGACACAGGGACATATGCAACAGAGATTGCACCCTGGTTTGTCATCCAGTCAAAACCGTGCCACATCTCATTATGGTGCTGTCACTGGATTACGAACAACTAAAGATGGGATGTACCTTCTTAGCTCAG GTTCTGATTCTCGTTTAAGGCTATGGGACATCGATTCTGGATGCAATACTTTGGTCAATTTTGAAGCTATGCGATTGCAGACTGGCAAGCCGTTACAATTAGCAGTCACTGAGGATCCGTCACTTGTATTTGTTCCATGCATGGCAAGCATCAAG GCATACAATTTATGGTCTGGTATGACATTTCGGGCATTCCGGGGTCACTACGAACTTGTGAATTGCTGCTACTACAGCGAACAGGACCAA GAACTTTATACTGGCAGCAATGATAGACAGATTCTTGTATGGTCTCCATCAACTCCAGCTTTTACTGAAATG GAAGATGATGAGAAGCGGCAAGGGCTTTCTGCAGCTGATGAGGATAACTGGAGCGACTAA